One window of Inquilinus sp. Marseille-Q2685 genomic DNA carries:
- a CDS encoding AAA family ATPase — protein MPIEADLPDILVVTGIMAAGKSTVAQALAERLPRAVHLRGDVFRRMIVSGRVEVTPDLPAEAMRQLDLRHELAAAVAGRYAEAGFTVIWQDVILGPTRARVAELLRGRSFGIVVLCPPPGAVAEREAGGAKTGYGARTPADLDRGPRADTPRLGLWLDSSGLTVGETVDAILARAVETRTGLS, from the coding sequence GTGCCGATCGAAGCCGACCTGCCCGATATCCTCGTCGTCACCGGCATCATGGCGGCTGGCAAGTCGACCGTGGCCCAGGCGCTGGCCGAGAGGCTGCCGCGGGCGGTGCATCTGCGCGGCGACGTGTTCCGGCGCATGATCGTCTCCGGCCGCGTCGAGGTGACGCCCGACCTGCCGGCCGAGGCGATGCGCCAGCTCGACCTGCGGCACGAGCTGGCGGCGGCGGTGGCCGGCCGCTATGCCGAGGCCGGCTTCACCGTGATCTGGCAGGATGTGATCCTCGGCCCGACCCGGGCGCGGGTCGCCGAGCTGCTGCGCGGCCGGTCCTTCGGCATCGTCGTGCTGTGCCCGCCGCCCGGGGCGGTGGCCGAGCGCGAGGCGGGGGGGGCGAAGACGGGCTACGGCGCCCGGACGCCCGCCGATCTGGACCGCGGCCCGCGTGCCGACACGCCGCGGCTCGGGCTGTGGCTCGACAGCTCGGGGCTGACGGTCGGCGAGACCGTCGACGCCATCCTGGCCCGAGCGGTCGAAACCAGGACGGGCCTGTCATGA
- a CDS encoding YbaY family lipoprotein, giving the protein MATLLLTACGPTGETAAPAPIPVASAAVTGTATYRERIALPADAELIVQLLDVSLADAPSTVIAEQRIAPVRVPAAFTLSYDPAQIDRRHSYAVSARVERGGKQLFVTDTRHPVLTQGGGSTVDIVMTRVRSP; this is encoded by the coding sequence ATGGCCACACTTCTTCTCACCGCCTGCGGCCCTACCGGGGAGACCGCCGCGCCGGCGCCCATCCCGGTTGCCAGCGCCGCCGTCACCGGCACCGCGACCTATCGCGAGCGCATCGCCCTGCCGGCGGATGCGGAGCTGATCGTGCAGCTGCTCGACGTCTCTCTGGCCGACGCGCCGTCGACCGTGATTGCCGAGCAGCGCATCGCCCCGGTGCGCGTGCCGGCCGCCTTCACCCTGTCCTACGACCCGGCGCAGATCGATCGGCGCCACAGCTACGCCGTCTCGGCCCGGGTCGAACGCGGCGGCAAGCAGCTGTTCGTCACCGACACCCGCCATCCGGTGCTGACCCAGGGCGGCGGCAGCACGGTCGACATCGTCATGACCCGGGTCCGGTCGCCCTGA
- a CDS encoding glycosyltransferase family 2 protein has translation MNHTLATITPRRLSIVVPLYNEADSIAALHRQLEALAARLDEAHGLAVEAIYVDDGSRDGSAGIVAALPEGRVQVELIRLSRNFGKEAALTAGLDAATGDAVVFMDSDGQHPPELIDTFVRHWLVDGDDIVYAVRRRRQEGPVYRLLVKSFYGLMNSGNTFRITPDAADFRLLSARAAEALRGLRERGRFFKGLSVWVGFRQRRIDYQPAERIGGTTKWSFWKLLLLSLNGVTSFSRMPLRISTLLGFAMALTAFAYGLWITVVCLVHGVALPGVPGVIAILVLIGGVLLINLGILGEYLGQILDEVKDRPLYVVAEHRRRDRVEEMSHALQAYHPGRR, from the coding sequence ATGAACCACACCCTCGCGACCATCACCCCGCGCCGCCTGTCGATCGTCGTGCCGCTGTACAACGAGGCGGATTCGATCGCGGCGCTGCACCGCCAGCTGGAGGCCCTGGCCGCCCGGCTCGACGAGGCGCATGGCCTGGCGGTCGAAGCGATCTATGTCGACGACGGCAGCCGCGACGGCAGCGCCGGGATCGTCGCCGCCCTGCCGGAAGGCCGGGTACAGGTCGAGCTGATCCGCCTCAGCCGCAACTTCGGCAAGGAGGCGGCGCTGACCGCAGGCCTCGATGCCGCGACGGGCGATGCGGTGGTGTTCATGGATTCCGACGGCCAGCACCCGCCGGAGCTGATCGACACCTTCGTCCGCCACTGGCTGGTCGACGGCGACGACATCGTCTACGCCGTCCGCCGCCGGCGGCAGGAGGGACCGGTCTACCGCCTGCTGGTCAAGTCCTTCTACGGGCTGATGAATTCCGGCAACACCTTCCGCATCACGCCGGATGCAGCCGATTTCCGGCTGCTGTCGGCGCGGGCAGCCGAGGCGCTGCGCGGCCTGCGCGAACGCGGCCGGTTCTTCAAGGGCCTGTCGGTCTGGGTCGGCTTCCGGCAGCGCCGGATCGACTATCAGCCGGCGGAGCGGATCGGTGGCACCACCAAATGGTCGTTCTGGAAGCTGCTGCTGCTGTCGCTCAACGGCGTCACCTCCTTCAGCCGCATGCCGCTGCGGATCTCGACGCTGCTCGGCTTCGCCATGGCCCTGACCGCCTTCGCCTACGGGCTTTGGATCACCGTCGTCTGCCTGGTTCACGGCGTGGCCCTGCCCGGCGTGCCCGGGGTTATCGCCATCCTGGTGCTGATCGGCGGCGTGCTGCTGATCAATCTCGGCATCCTCGGCGAGTATCTCGGCCAGATCCTCGACGAGGTGAAGGACCGTCCCCTCTATGTCGTCGCCGAGCACAGGCGGCGCGACCGCGTGGAAGAGATGAGCCATGCCCTCCAGGCGTATCACCCTGGTCGCCGATGA
- a CDS encoding YajQ family cyclic di-GMP-binding protein, translated as MPSFDIVSKTDLTEVDNAIAGVAREVAQRFDFKGSKCTIERSDNTLTILADDDLKLKQMHELLRGYFARRKLDAGALDFKTPEKASGNMVRQEVVVKQGIDRDLAKTIIKAIKDSKQKVQAAIQGDELRVTGKKIDDLQATIALVRGLKIEQPLQYLNFRD; from the coding sequence ATGCCGTCCTTCGACATCGTCTCCAAGACCGATCTCACCGAAGTCGACAACGCCATCGCCGGCGTCGCCCGCGAGGTGGCGCAGCGCTTCGACTTCAAGGGGTCGAAATGCACGATCGAGCGCAGCGACAACACGCTGACGATCCTGGCCGATGACGACCTCAAGCTGAAGCAGATGCACGAGCTGCTGCGCGGCTATTTCGCCCGGCGCAAGCTCGATGCCGGCGCCCTCGACTTCAAGACGCCGGAGAAGGCCTCCGGCAACATGGTGCGGCAGGAGGTGGTGGTGAAGCAGGGCATCGACCGCGACCTGGCCAAGACCATCATAAAGGCGATCAAGGACAGCAAGCAGAAGGTCCAGGCCGCGATCCAGGGCGACGAGCTGCGCGTCACCGGCAAGAAGATCGACGACCTGCAGGCCACCATCGCCCTGGTCCGCGGCCTGAAGATCGAGCAGCCGCTGCAGTATCTGAACTTCCGCGACTGA
- a CDS encoding PhoH family protein, translating to MAKRNASSARVVAISEGYDDDFREQSYLKTVKPRTANQEVLMKAIDGHAMTLALGPAGTGKTYLAVSKAVEALTAERVSRIVITRPVVEAGESLGYLPGDINEKMDPWMRPIYDALSDRLGAKQVRQMTKEGIVEIAPLAYMRGRTISRSFVIVDEAQNMTFQQLKMLLTRLGWHSTMVITGDPDQTDLLPGLSGLEEAARRLEPLDGVAVVRLTTADIVRHPLVAAMMPLLA from the coding sequence ATGGCCAAACGCAACGCCTCCAGTGCCCGTGTCGTCGCCATCAGCGAGGGCTACGACGATGATTTCCGGGAGCAGAGCTACCTGAAGACGGTCAAGCCGCGGACCGCCAATCAGGAGGTCCTGATGAAGGCGATCGACGGCCACGCCATGACCCTCGCCCTCGGCCCCGCCGGCACGGGCAAGACCTATCTCGCCGTGTCCAAGGCGGTCGAGGCGCTGACCGCGGAGCGGGTCAGCCGCATCGTCATCACCCGGCCGGTGGTGGAGGCGGGCGAGAGCCTCGGCTACCTGCCCGGCGACATCAACGAGAAGATGGACCCCTGGATGCGCCCGATCTACGACGCGCTGTCCGACCGTCTCGGCGCCAAGCAGGTGCGCCAGATGACCAAGGAGGGGATCGTCGAGATCGCGCCCCTGGCCTATATGCGCGGCCGCACCATCTCGCGCAGCTTCGTCATCGTCGACGAGGCGCAGAACATGACCTTCCAGCAGCTGAAGATGCTGCTGACCCGGCTCGGCTGGCACTCGACCATGGTGATCACCGGCGACCCCGACCAGACCGACCTGCTGCCCGGCCTGTCCGGGCTGGAGGAGGCGGCGCGGCGGCTGGAGCCGCTGGACGGCGTCGCCGTCGTCCGGCTGACCACCGCGGACATCGTGCGCCACCCGCTGGTCGCCGCGATGATGCCGCTCCTCGCCTGA
- a CDS encoding helix-turn-helix domain-containing protein, translating into MVARKMVDGAFHPCPVRDVLDRIGDRWSLLVLQTLAPGVKRFTVVKREIGDISQRMLAQTLRRLEQDGLVSRTVHPTIPPRVDYALTPLGRSLMEPLDALVRWADLHHDKVRAARMAYVPPAAEAA; encoded by the coding sequence ATGGTGGCGCGCAAGATGGTGGACGGGGCGTTCCATCCCTGTCCGGTCCGGGACGTGCTGGACCGGATCGGCGATCGCTGGAGCCTGCTGGTGCTGCAGACGCTGGCGCCGGGGGTGAAGCGCTTCACCGTGGTCAAGCGCGAGATCGGCGACATCTCCCAGCGCATGCTGGCGCAGACGCTGCGTCGGTTGGAGCAGGACGGCCTCGTGTCCCGCACCGTGCATCCGACCATCCCGCCGCGGGTCGACTATGCGCTGACGCCGCTCGGCCGGTCGCTGATGGAGCCGCTGGACGCGCTGGTGCGCTGGGCCGACCTGCATCACGACAAGGTGCGCGCCGCCCGGATGGCCTATGTGCCGCCGGCCGCGGAGGCCGCCTGA
- a CDS encoding general stress protein produces MANSQTPHRGGAGNFAYNRERAAEAGRKGGQMSSGNFAHDPARASEAGRKGGQHSGGNFKNDPARAAAAGRKGGQESGGNFANDRERAAEAGRKGGLSGHGPH; encoded by the coding sequence ATGGCGAACAGCCAGACTCCGCACCGGGGCGGCGCCGGGAACTTCGCCTACAATCGGGAGCGTGCGGCGGAAGCCGGCCGCAAGGGCGGCCAGATGAGCAGCGGCAACTTCGCCCATGACCCCGCCCGCGCTTCGGAGGCCGGCCGCAAGGGCGGCCAGCACAGCGGCGGGAACTTCAAGAACGATCCGGCCCGGGCCGCGGCGGCAGGCCGCAAGGGCGGGCAGGAAAGCGGCGGCAACTTCGCCAACGACCGCGAGCGCGCGGCCGAAGCGGGCCGTAAGGGCGGCCTCTCCGGCCACGGGCCGCATTGA
- a CDS encoding Crp/Fnr family transcriptional regulator, translating into MSPNDLNVKLDADMPQLKILDPELLDYIQRRRVEDVAFAAGARIMTEGDPDPPLYTVASGWAMRFKMLKDGRRQILSFVLPGDVIGFQAQFFDRAVTSIEAITDISLCVVPYQDIAGLYQDQPEIAFRFAALTADQKRVMEEQLLSLGQRTALERVAALILDLYGRAEARDMVRNDGMPFPLTQQHVADALGISLVHANRTLKQLQRDGLFRIKGRRLQLLDAAALERVAQKPAAA; encoded by the coding sequence ATGTCCCCGAACGACCTGAACGTGAAGCTCGACGCCGACATGCCGCAGCTCAAGATTCTCGATCCCGAGCTGCTCGACTATATCCAGCGGCGCCGGGTCGAGGACGTCGCCTTCGCCGCCGGTGCCCGGATCATGACCGAAGGCGACCCCGACCCGCCGCTCTACACCGTCGCCAGCGGCTGGGCGATGCGCTTCAAGATGCTGAAGGACGGTCGCCGGCAGATCCTGTCCTTCGTCCTGCCGGGCGACGTGATCGGCTTTCAGGCCCAGTTCTTCGACCGGGCCGTCACCTCGATCGAGGCGATCACCGACATCTCGCTCTGCGTCGTCCCCTACCAGGACATCGCCGGGCTGTACCAGGACCAGCCGGAGATCGCCTTCCGCTTCGCGGCCTTGACTGCGGACCAGAAGCGCGTGATGGAGGAGCAGCTGCTGTCGCTGGGCCAGCGCACGGCGCTGGAACGGGTGGCGGCGCTGATCCTCGATCTGTACGGCCGGGCCGAGGCTCGCGACATGGTGCGGAACGACGGCATGCCCTTCCCGCTGACCCAGCAGCATGTCGCCGACGCGCTGGGCATCTCGCTGGTGCACGCCAACCGGACGCTGAAGCAGTTGCAGCGCGACGGGCTGTTCCGGATCAAGGGTCGCCGGCTGCAGCTTCTGGACGCGGCGGCGCTCGAAAGAGTGGCGCAGAAGCCGGCTGCCGCCTGA
- a CDS encoding LysR family transcriptional regulator: MMELRHLRYAVALAEELHFGRAAARLGISQPPLSQQIQALEEELGARLFERSNRRVALTEVGRLFLEQARTVLAAADRAAEVARRAQRGEIGEIRIAFTASAPFTTLIPQTIFAFRRSHPDVHLELQEMPTRQQIEALAERRLQIGFLRNPTFPPVPDGIEVRELFRDPLVAVLRTDHPLAADAPAPLALAELAGESFVCYPRDQGTSLYDQMIGLCRDAGFSPRLGQEAREVSTIVGLVAAGLGVSLLPASLQRIQVEGVVFRRLSDPGAVTTMWLTWRRDETSPAARAFIDMATQVDASFSGSR, translated from the coding sequence ATGATGGAGCTGAGGCATCTGCGTTATGCCGTGGCCCTGGCCGAGGAGCTGCATTTCGGCCGGGCGGCGGCGCGGCTGGGCATCTCCCAGCCGCCGCTCAGCCAGCAGATCCAGGCGCTGGAGGAGGAACTCGGCGCCCGGCTGTTCGAGCGCAGCAACCGGCGGGTGGCGCTGACCGAGGTCGGCCGGCTGTTCCTGGAGCAGGCGCGGACGGTGCTGGCTGCGGCCGACCGGGCGGCGGAGGTGGCGCGCCGGGCGCAGCGCGGCGAGATCGGCGAGATCCGCATCGCCTTCACCGCCTCCGCCCCCTTCACCACGCTGATCCCGCAGACGATCTTCGCCTTCCGCCGCAGCCACCCGGACGTGCATCTGGAGCTGCAGGAGATGCCGACCCGGCAGCAGATCGAGGCGCTGGCCGAGCGCCGGCTGCAGATCGGCTTCCTGCGCAACCCGACCTTCCCGCCGGTGCCGGACGGGATCGAGGTGCGCGAGCTGTTCCGCGACCCGCTGGTGGCGGTGCTGCGGACCGACCATCCGCTGGCGGCGGATGCGCCGGCGCCGCTGGCCCTGGCCGAGCTGGCCGGGGAATCCTTCGTCTGCTACCCGCGCGACCAGGGCACCAGCCTGTACGACCAGATGATCGGCCTGTGCCGCGATGCCGGCTTCAGCCCGCGGCTGGGGCAGGAGGCGCGCGAGGTCTCGACCATCGTCGGGCTGGTCGCGGCCGGGCTCGGCGTGTCGCTGCTGCCCGCCTCGCTGCAGCGGATCCAGGTCGAGGGCGTGGTGTTCCGCCGGCTGTCCGACCCGGGCGCCGTCACCACGATGTGGCTGACCTGGCGCCGGGACGAGACCTCGCCGGCGGCGCGCGCCTTCATCGACATGGCGACGCAGGTCGATGCATCTTTTAGTGGTAGCCGCTAG
- a CDS encoding calcium-binding protein produces the protein MASITGTSGNDFIHVPGQGGTAPGFNDMPVATDSGDTINGVAGNDRIIGGTGADIITGGIGDDTVNGGAGDDLLLGSAGADTLAGGTGFDTLSYAASAAGVSLITSPTPGSGGDAQGDLILQDSSIEKFIGSAFDDHITADAGVLDGGDGNDVLSVFSYYYRGPVTLIGGAGDDTLNGNGLDATFIGGAGADRFVGAASGPAAGVGTVSYADSSAGIRINLTGGANGGAAGIGGDAEGDIFIRIKSAIGSSFDDILTGNDGGNVLRGGDGNDILLGRGSDSPDFLGRDILDGGNGIDTADYGASTVGVHVDLIQGVGDDGSSLADQLTSIENVTASSHDDVVIGNGEVNGLWGFAGDDNLSGNGGNDSLKGGAGQDLLEGGSGADRLDGGDGIDTATYTHSALAVTVDLGTNRGLFGEAQGDTFAGIENVVGSAGGDTLTGSAGANMLSGEDSNDRLTGAGGADVLNGGAGGDLFTYRTVGDSTVAVAGRDTIQDFNSLEQDRIDLGQIDADGNAGNGGNAFSFIGTGPFTGAGAEVRFTAAGDDLMVEGDTNGDKIADFAILVQGTLTLTAADFVL, from the coding sequence ATGGCGTCGATTACAGGGACCAGCGGCAACGATTTCATTCACGTTCCCGGCCAGGGCGGCACCGCTCCCGGCTTCAACGACATGCCGGTGGCGACGGACTCCGGCGATACGATCAACGGCGTCGCAGGCAACGACCGCATCATCGGCGGCACGGGCGCGGACATCATCACGGGCGGGATCGGCGACGATACGGTCAATGGCGGTGCAGGGGACGATCTTCTACTGGGCAGCGCCGGTGCCGACACGCTGGCCGGCGGCACCGGTTTCGACACGTTGAGCTACGCCGCCAGCGCGGCCGGCGTGTCACTGATCACCAGCCCGACGCCCGGTAGCGGCGGCGACGCCCAGGGCGACCTGATTCTGCAGGATTCATCGATCGAAAAGTTCATCGGCTCTGCTTTCGACGATCACATCACCGCCGATGCCGGCGTCCTGGATGGCGGAGATGGCAACGATGTGCTGTCGGTATTCAGTTACTATTATCGAGGGCCCGTCACTCTCATAGGAGGAGCCGGCGACGATACGCTGAACGGCAACGGGCTTGACGCGACATTCATCGGTGGCGCGGGCGCAGACCGATTCGTCGGTGCTGCGAGTGGTCCGGCAGCCGGCGTCGGCACCGTGTCCTATGCCGACAGCTCGGCCGGCATCCGCATCAACCTGACCGGCGGGGCAAATGGAGGGGCAGCCGGTATCGGCGGCGATGCCGAAGGCGATATCTTCATCCGTATCAAGAGCGCAATCGGCAGCTCCTTCGACGACATCCTCACGGGCAACGATGGCGGCAATGTCCTCCGCGGCGGGGATGGCAATGACATCCTCCTGGGACGGGGGTCGGATTCACCCGATTTCCTGGGTCGCGATATCCTCGATGGTGGAAACGGAATCGACACGGCCGATTATGGCGCCAGCACCGTGGGCGTTCATGTGGACCTGATCCAAGGAGTAGGCGACGACGGATCGTCTCTCGCGGACCAGTTGACCTCGATCGAGAACGTGACTGCCAGCAGCCATGACGATGTCGTGATCGGCAATGGCGAGGTCAACGGTCTCTGGGGGTTCGCCGGCGACGATAACCTGTCGGGCAACGGCGGAAACGATTCCCTGAAAGGCGGGGCCGGCCAGGATCTGCTCGAAGGCGGGTCGGGCGCTGACCGCCTCGACGGCGGCGATGGTATCGATACGGCGACCTACACCCATTCGGCCCTGGCGGTCACCGTCGATCTCGGGACCAATCGCGGGCTGTTCGGCGAGGCGCAGGGCGACACCTTTGCCGGCATCGAGAACGTCGTCGGCTCCGCCGGTGGCGACACGCTGACCGGCAGCGCCGGCGCCAACATGCTGTCCGGCGAGGACAGCAACGACCGGTTGACCGGGGCCGGCGGGGCCGATGTGCTGAACGGCGGCGCCGGCGGGGACCTGTTCACCTACCGCACCGTCGGCGACAGCACCGTCGCCGTCGCAGGCCGCGACACGATCCAGGACTTCAACAGCCTGGAACAGGACAGGATCGACCTCGGCCAGATCGATGCGGATGGCAACGCCGGCAACGGTGGCAACGCCTTCAGCTTCATCGGCACGGGCCCCTTCACCGGGGCGGGGGCCGAGGTGCGTTTCACCGCCGCGGGCGACGACCTCATGGTCGAGGGTGATACGAACGGCGACAAGATTGCCGATTTCGCCATCCTGGTGCAGGGGACCCTTACCCTCACCGCGGCCGATTTCGTGCTGTGA
- a CDS encoding ChbG/HpnK family deacetylase → MPSRRITLVADDYGLAPGVSLAIRQLLAEGRLSGTSCLTVGRFWMEAAGPLRDLAASAGSIEIGLHLCLTGPFAPLSPQLRVDAGWRRFPTLAALIRLSLSRRLPPGALSAEIEAQHAAFAAAFGRPPDFIDGHQHVHLLPGVAETLALTLRSAGLRPRWIRRCGDRPRRILRRPFAAKSLALQALSLRSDAVLAGVAGRRNDSFCGIYDFVDRGYGVLFERWLETAPDRAVIMCHPGLVDARLAALDPVTGMRAVEYRYFAGPDFPAALRRHGAALAPFGAPAAANGPAPAAEAPLRREIG, encoded by the coding sequence ATGCCCTCCAGGCGTATCACCCTGGTCGCCGATGATTACGGTCTCGCCCCCGGCGTGTCGTTGGCGATCCGCCAGTTGCTGGCCGAAGGCCGGCTGTCCGGCACCAGCTGCCTGACCGTCGGGCGCTTCTGGATGGAGGCGGCCGGCCCGCTGCGCGACCTGGCTGCCTCAGCCGGGTCGATCGAGATCGGCCTGCATCTCTGCCTCACCGGCCCCTTCGCCCCGCTGTCGCCGCAGCTGCGCGTCGATGCCGGCTGGCGCCGGTTCCCGACCCTCGCCGCCCTGATCCGGCTCAGCCTCTCCCGGCGCCTGCCGCCGGGGGCGCTGTCGGCCGAGATCGAGGCGCAGCACGCCGCCTTCGCCGCCGCCTTCGGCCGGCCGCCGGACTTCATCGATGGGCACCAGCATGTCCATCTGCTGCCCGGCGTCGCGGAGACCCTGGCCCTGACCCTGCGCTCGGCCGGGCTGCGGCCGCGCTGGATCCGGCGCTGCGGCGACCGGCCGCGGCGGATCCTGCGCCGTCCCTTTGCCGCGAAATCCCTGGCCCTGCAGGCGCTGAGCCTGCGCTCGGACGCGGTGCTCGCCGGCGTGGCCGGCCGGCGGAACGACAGCTTCTGCGGCATCTACGACTTCGTCGACCGGGGCTACGGCGTGCTGTTTGAGCGCTGGCTCGAGACCGCGCCGGACCGGGCGGTGATCATGTGCCATCCCGGCCTGGTCGACGCCAGGCTCGCCGCCCTCGACCCAGTCACCGGGATGCGTGCGGTGGAGTATCGCTACTTCGCCGGGCCGGATTTCCCGGCCGCGCTGCGGCGGCATGGCGCGGCGCTGGCGCCCTTCGGCGCGCCGGCGGCGGCCAACGGCCCCGCCCCGGCCGCGGAGGCTCCCCTCCGGCGAGAAATCGGCTAG
- a CDS encoding ferritin-like domain-containing protein — protein MATKTLHDLFLNELRDIYNAEKQLTRALPKMASAATNPELKQGFEHHLEQTKGQVERLDTVFESLDAPSRGQTCEAMEGLLAEAHELTELGLEPDALDAALIAAAQKVEHYEIATYGTICTWAKAMKHEKALNLLLETLAEEKETDETLTKLAKTAVNTAAAQHAHAA, from the coding sequence ATGGCGACGAAGACGCTGCACGATCTGTTCCTCAATGAGCTGAGAGACATCTACAACGCCGAGAAGCAGCTGACCCGCGCGTTGCCGAAGATGGCGAGCGCGGCCACCAACCCGGAGCTGAAGCAGGGCTTCGAGCATCACCTCGAGCAGACCAAGGGTCAGGTCGAGCGCCTCGACACCGTGTTCGAGAGCCTCGACGCGCCATCGCGCGGCCAGACCTGCGAGGCGATGGAGGGGCTGCTGGCCGAGGCGCATGAGCTGACCGAGCTCGGGCTCGAGCCCGACGCGCTCGACGCCGCGCTGATCGCGGCGGCGCAGAAGGTCGAGCATTACGAGATCGCCACCTACGGCACCATCTGCACCTGGGCCAAGGCGATGAAGCACGAGAAGGCCCTGAACCTCCTGCTGGAGACCCTGGCGGAGGAGAAGGAGACCGACGAGACGCTGACCAAGCTGGCGAAGACCGCGGTCAACACCGCGGCGGCCCAGCACGCCCACGCGGCCTGA
- a CDS encoding NUDIX hydrolase: MKHIACAILLRDGRVLLGRRTPQRRFYPDCWDVLGGHLEAGETPEQALVREVQEEAGVTPVRHRLVTTLPDPDPSRNGEARYHVFVVTGWTGGEPRMLGDEHSEIRWIPIDEAVRLTDLAIETYRDILRSLDSAGP, encoded by the coding sequence ATGAAGCACATCGCCTGCGCCATCCTGCTGCGCGACGGCCGCGTCCTGCTGGGCCGCCGTACGCCGCAGCGCCGCTTCTATCCGGATTGCTGGGACGTGCTGGGCGGCCATCTCGAAGCCGGGGAGACGCCGGAGCAGGCGCTGGTCCGCGAGGTGCAGGAGGAGGCCGGGGTCACGCCCGTCCGCCACCGTCTGGTCACGACGCTGCCGGATCCGGATCCGTCCCGGAACGGCGAGGCCCGGTACCACGTCTTCGTCGTCACCGGCTGGACCGGGGGCGAGCCGCGGATGCTGGGTGACGAGCACAGCGAGATCCGCTGGATCCCGATCGACGAGGCCGTCCGGCTGACCGACCTCGCGATCGAGACCTATCGCGACATCTTGCGGTCGCTGGACTCGGCCGGCCCTTAG
- a CDS encoding nucleoside deaminase has protein sequence MTTHERFLAQAIELARRNVEERGGRPFGAVLVRDGAVIATGVNEMGATGDPTAHAELQAIRSAAHALGALRLDGCTVYASGHPCPMCLAAMTMTGVAAVYYAHSNDEGAPYGLSTAGVYAELAKPPADQAMTIRHLPVRLDGLDLYALWRDRQQG, from the coding sequence ATGACCACGCATGAACGCTTCCTCGCCCAGGCGATCGAGCTGGCGCGGCGCAATGTCGAGGAACGGGGCGGCCGCCCCTTCGGCGCGGTGCTGGTGCGGGACGGTGCGGTGATCGCGACCGGCGTCAATGAGATGGGCGCCACCGGCGACCCGACGGCGCATGCCGAGCTGCAGGCGATCCGGTCGGCCGCCCATGCGCTCGGCGCGCTGCGGCTCGACGGCTGCACCGTCTACGCCAGCGGCCATCCCTGTCCGATGTGCCTTGCCGCGATGACCATGACCGGCGTCGCGGCGGTCTACTACGCCCATTCCAACGACGAGGGCGCGCCTTACGGCCTGTCCACCGCCGGGGTCTATGCGGAGCTGGCCAAGCCGCCGGCCGACCAGGCGATGACCATCCGGCACCTGCCGGTTCGGCTGGACGGGCTCGACCTCTACGCGCTGTGGCGCGACCGGCAGCAGGGCTGA